ATAGTTTTTCTCCCTGTTACTGTTTTCAATAGATGTGCATCTCAACTACAGCTGcaacgattaattgattagatGGCAACTATTAAATGAAtcgccaactattttgataatcgattaattggTTTGTGTAATTTTTtaagaagaaaagtcagaatTCTTTGACTCCAGCCTCTTGACTGCAAATATTTTCAGGTATCTTTACTCTTCTGTGACAGTTAACTGAATGTCTTTTGGGATTAAAACTAGAATAGTTATTGCTTCATTTTACATCCAGTGTGCTGCGGTGCTGTGAAATTAGTGACGATAAGCAAGAAAAATTGATGTGTTGCGTGGCCACCAAAAGGATGATGCCTACTAATGCAAACCCTTTACTTTTTGTGTGAAGGGGAGAGAAACTGTCTTTGGAGAGACTGTGGCTTCTGTTCTGTAGAGGGGCCTGAGGAGTTGCGAAGACATCTGTTCTTTCACTGTTACCATACTAAGTTGAAGCAATTGGGTCAGCAGGTGCTTAACGCCCAGCCAGAAATGGGCACCTGCTCCATCGGCTACCACAACCGCAACAGCATCCCTGAAATCCCAGACAATTTTATCTGCCTTTGGGAGGACTGTGAGGTAAGCATTGCAGAGGCCACCTTCTCACATGCAGCCGTCAGTTGAGTttgaaaggtgttttttttttgtacacttCAGCTAATGCAAGTCCATCATGGATAGAAAAAGAAGTCTACATATGTGACACAAATCATCTCATCACTTAGTTGTCATGGTTTCACTCATCTTAAAAATTCACTGGATGTAAGAGTTTTTAGAAGCTAAGCAATTTGAGAACAGTGACTTGACCTCCAAGAGCGCTCAGCTGGGATAAGTAGGATGATTTCTTTAATTCAAGTGTTAGTGAAGTAGAGTTTTAACATTTGTCTTCCTGATGTCTAAATATTTCTGGctatgtgtttcttttttctatgCGTATTTGTCAAAGCAACCACCATATGAAAACCCAGAGTGGTTCTATCGCCATGTGGAGATGCATGGCCTGTGCATGGATATACCAGCAGGAGACTGTGAATTCCCAGTACGCTGTGGATGGAAAGGTACTTCGTGTAGCATGATTATCTCACGATTATAGAAGAGGTATTAATTTAGCTAAAAATGACACAACCCATTTAATGTCAAAGAAGTGAAGATGCTGACTACATTTTTTGCTTGGTACTAAGACTATGGGATTGTTGAGTTCTGAGCCTGTCGCTCTACAGATTGCGAAGCCACTGCTAAAGGGCGTCCAAAGCTGCGAGAGCACCTGCGGAGCCACACCCAGGAGAAGGTTGTAGCATGTCCAGGATGTGGGGGGATGTACGCTAACAACACCAAGTTCTTTGACCACATCATAAGACAGAACGCCATGGAAGGTAAAAACTAGTCAGAATTATGACAAGAAGATAAATAGCAATGTTCTTCAAATTGTGTCAATCAGTAATTCTTGATTTGTGTGCTTGTATGCATGTTTGCTGTAGGTCAGAGGTTCCAGTGTTCCCACTGTTCCAAACGTTTTGCAACAGAAAGACTACTGAGAGACCACATGAGAACCCACGGTCAGTCCTGCTGCCATTGTGCTGTCAGTGTTCCTAGTCGTTGGTTACGTGGGCTGAGGAGAACTTAAAATatcacactgctgtttttgtgtgtttcagcaaaAGAACCTCATATCACACAAAGTTTttactacaaaaaaaaaaaaagccattttccAAACCATGCCTTACATTTTTAGATGAATTTTTGCTGGCCAGCAAGACACTGGTTTCAgctcatgcatgtgtgaagtGACATGTTAGATCTGATTGGTATCATAAAATGTATAATATACTAGCTATTTCAAGCAAGTGAACATTCGGTCCACCATAGGTACTTACAAGTTTGcatattttgtttgtattgtttttttgtgttggtGTTGCCATAAATCCTTATTCACTTCCACTGTTAGTCGAGTTTCTACACAAGTTTGTTTATGTACCCATAAACATTAGTAAACGTTAGTAAGCCTGAACTCCCCAGACCCCTGCATCCACATGAGCAACTCTCATAGCAAGGAAATCTCTGTGCTGGATATCTGTGTTGTTATAGCAACAGTGTCAAGTTTTAATGTAAATTATTTCACCAGTATTTTTTGGCTTGACACAAGCATAAATAAAAGGAGGCTTTTATAACGTCTATTTTTGACCAATTGATCATGTGATACACTTTGATGTCCAAGCGAGTGAGGCAATTCTTTTGACGACAAACAGCTCTGCAGTATCATTAGGTGATTTAATCTGATCACTGCTTTGACTTTTTCTTGTTGGTACAGTGAGCCACTACAAATGCCCGCTGTGTGACATGACTTGTCCATCGCCGTCTTCACTGCGCAACCATGTTAAGTTCCGCCACAGTAACGAGAAGCCATACAGCTGTGAATACTGCGAATACAGGTATCACATCCTCTCAAGCTGCACCAATGCAAAACACGGTTAGGCTGTAGCAGACACActtgtgttctttttttcttaatactCCCACACTTGATTTTGCATTCGCAGGTGTAAGAATCTGGTGGATTTGCGCAAACACCTGGATAGCCACAGCAGCGAGCCAGCATTCCACTGCGACGTTCCCGGCTGCGACTTCACCTCTCGTACCCTTGTCACCATGAAGATTCACCACAAAAGGGAGCACGAGGTGAAAGGGGGAATCCTTTAAATTATTGTTGGTTTGCACTCAGATAGGGATTTTTGATGTCGTCTGTATTTCTCTAATGTTTCCTTTCTGTGATCAGGGGAATTTCGTAGCTCGTTACAAGTGCCATGTGTGCGATCAGTGCTTCACCAGGGGCAACAACCTAACTGTCCACCTGCACAAAAAGCACCAGTTCAAATGGCCATCTGGACACCCCAGGTTCAGGTAAGTCTTGCATTTACGAATCAATGAATCCAGTAATGTTGACTTTTAGACGATGGGGTGTTGCAGCACTGACGGTCTCTTTGTCACTTGGTCAGGTACAAGGAGCATGAGGACGGCTTCTTGCGGCTGCAGCTGATTCGCTACGAGAGCGTGGAACTGACAGAGCAGCTAATGAGGGAAAGACAAAATAGGCAAGCAGACGAGGATGAGGATGGCGGCCAGGCTGAGggtcaggagctggaggaagagtcCCCGGGCGCACCTCCTTCGGAGCTGCAGGTTGAACTGAGAGgggtgctgctggaggaggagaggactgAGGAGCCATCTATCAACGCTGAGGAGGGAAGTCAGGAAGACGGCATGTTGTACGTTCTCACTGGAGGCTTGTCATGAACAGGAGGACTCTGTcatgcagcagctccaggatACTGCTCAGCAGCAAGGAAGGCAGGTGGTTTGACTGCCACAACAGTCTGTCTACATAGCACACATGACAGGACATTCTGTAATCAGCTGTGCTGTTTCAGATACATGGCAAACATATGAAGCATCTTAAGCGCTTAAAAGAAGTTAATACATCTAACTGAAGGTATGTGTACTCCATGATGTTGAGCCTATATTAGGTAATAACCCTGTTTTAATGTGCTTTGTTTACTAATGTTGATCTTGTGGACAACCTATGTGACAgtatttttagattattttaaatgaagtcaTTGTTTCTCATACTCTAACATCCTCAGTCTGTTGAATGGATACTAATGCTGCGCTGCCTAGTGTGTGGTCATTCTCTTTTAGTTCAGAAACACATCAGCATGATGCCATCAGAATGGTTAATGTTCAGCAAAGTGTGTGGCATTCAGCAAAGAGGACCCTACCTCATCACGAATAAAGTGTGTATTTTTTGATGCTTGAATAAACTtgacaaaatgtttgcaaaatcacatttgaaatattttttttttttattctttaatgtggcacagcaaaatgtttttgctgcacAAAATTTAACACCATTACTATTAACTAGTCTTCAAGAGCTGAATATGTGTCATTCTAATTTGATATGACTTACAGCTCACCACACACTTCATGTATGGCGCCCCCTGCTGTGTAATTGCTCCACTGCAGCCAGATATGATCAGGCCATACTCGAACAGACTTGTTATCTAAAATTTATAGGCTGAGCTCTAAGTAGACAAACTGATTACATGACTAAACTGAATTGCTGTCTCCCCATTATTCAACCAAATCAACTTACTGAGACTTTCCTCCATTggttaaaatgattattttaaggccaaaaaatgtgtatgtttttgaTTGGACTGAAAGGTACACGCACATacaatttaattcaattttatttatatagcaccaaatcagTGCTTTGATAGCAAATATTCAGATAACACAATTACTGCTCTTCTTCACTCTACCCTGACAATACAAGCTCAGCTCTGGTGATTAGGTGACTTAAACCATGAAAAACCTTGGCCAAAGCAGTGTGTCCAGTCACAGCATGACATACAGCACGCGGTGGCATTAGCTGTGTGTTG
Above is a genomic segment from Chelmon rostratus isolate fCheRos1 chromosome 14, fCheRos1.pri, whole genome shotgun sequence containing:
- the LOC121617408 gene encoding histone H4 transcription factor, which gives rise to MPPNKRIHKKTLKLECEWSSCQESFSRMENFCKHAEGHLTAVNMAEEDEEEIEGERNCLWRDCGFCSVEGPEELRRHLFFHCYHTKLKQLGQQVLNAQPEMGTCSIGYHNRNSIPEIPDNFICLWEDCEQPPYENPEWFYRHVEMHGLCMDIPAGDCEFPVRCGWKDCEATAKGRPKLREHLRSHTQEKVVACPGCGGMYANNTKFFDHIIRQNAMEGQRFQCSHCSKRFATERLLRDHMRTHVSHYKCPLCDMTCPSPSSLRNHVKFRHSNEKPYSCEYCEYRCKNLVDLRKHLDSHSSEPAFHCDVPGCDFTSRTLVTMKIHHKREHEGNFVARYKCHVCDQCFTRGNNLTVHLHKKHQFKWPSGHPRFRYKEHEDGFLRLQLIRYESVELTEQLMRERQNRQADEDEDGGQAEGQELEEESPGAPPSELQVELRGVLLEEERTEEPSINAEEGSQEDGMLYVLTGGLS